A part of Anabas testudineus chromosome 7, fAnaTes1.2, whole genome shotgun sequence genomic DNA contains:
- the LOC113167099 gene encoding tumor necrosis factor receptor superfamily member 14-like, with the protein MGNISQIFFITGFYQLSWFQPVWSLTDFDILRENHRTQKKLVWTKSSSPQWVLCSGSTELCIQRFGRLQSRDQLITRPGTLFGTSLLQEGKTSSEASGSNGTSQLFHFSSSKRASCLILNTLLVMKVVSGQTTTCHWTEYQTGNQCCPKCLPGSRVETDCTEFWSTSCLSCLEGTYMNKPTGRRTCFICRTCDEGSGLKMKSSCTTTSDTVCEPLEGFYCVDPSDNGCESAEKHTTCKPGQCISKRGTASTDSVCSDCSDGSFSDGTFPSCRPHTQCGTKNLQLLKPGTTSTDAECGEHSLNKTIIWISVSLSVLLIVILAAVVFSFKNKMECFKKH; encoded by the exons ATGGGAAACATTTCACAGATCTTCTTCATAACAGGATTCTATCAGCTGAGCTGGTTTCAGCCTGTTTGGTCTTTGACTGACTTCGACATCCTTAGAGAAAATCACAGGACACAGAAGAAGCTGGTGTGGACAAAAAGTTCTTCACCTCAGTGGGTCCTCTGTTCTG GTTCGACCGAACTCTGCATTCAGCGCTTCGGACGTCTTCAATCACGTGATCAGCTCATCACACGCCCCGGAACATTGTTCGGAACCAGTCTGCTTCAAGAAGGTAAAACAAGCTCTGAAGCGTCCGGATCAAACGGGACATCCCAACTGTTTCACTTCAGTTCATCTAAACGAGCTTCCTGTCTCATCCTGAACACG CTTCTGGTGATGAAGGTTGTCAGTGGACAAACAACCACATGTCACTGGACAGAGTATCAGACGGGAAATCAGTGTTGTCCAAAGTGTCTTCCTG GAAGTCGAGTTGAAACCGATTGTACAGAGTTCTGGagcacttcctgtctgtcctgtttgGAGGGAACCTACATGAATAAACCTACTGGACGTAGAACATGCTTTATCTGCAGAACATGTGATGAAG GTTCTGGTCTGAAGATGAAGAGTTCATGTACAACaacatcagatacagtttgtgaACCACTGGAAGGATTTTACTGTGTGGACCCTTCAGATAACGGATGTGaatcagcagagaaacacacaacatgtaaacCAGGACAGTGCATCAGTAAAAGAG gaaCAGCCTCCACAGACTCTGTGTGCTCTGACTGCAGTGATGGATCATTTTCAGATGGAACATTTCCATCTTGtcgaccacacacaca aTGTGGAACAAAAAACCTTCAGCTGTTAAAACCAGGAACAACTTCAACGGATGCTGAATGTGGAGAACACAGTTTGAATAAGACAATAATCTGGATaagtgtttctctgtctgttttattaattgTCATATTGGCTGCAGTTGTATTTAGCTTCAAAAACAAGATggaatgttttaaaaaacattaa